A window of Patescibacteria group bacterium contains these coding sequences:
- a CDS encoding MgtC/SapB family protein, giving the protein MTDISSLDILIRLVVAASLGAVIGLEREYRHKPAGVRTDILVALGTAVMTIVSVEIARFSDSSSAVDVSRVVSQVLPGIGFIGAGTILQAKGHVEGLTTAASIWLVAGVGMAVGLGLFPLAVMATALGVGSLILLHVVKLPEDGGKDN; this is encoded by the coding sequence ATGACCGACATCAGCAGCCTCGATATCCTGATCCGTCTCGTGGTGGCCGCCTCGCTCGGAGCCGTCATCGGCCTCGAACGCGAGTACCGTCACAAGCCGGCCGGGGTACGCACCGACATCCTGGTCGCGCTGGGCACGGCCGTGATGACCATCGTCTCCGTCGAGATCGCGAGGTTTTCCGACTCCTCCTCGGCGGTGGACGTGAGCCGCGTCGTGAGCCAGGTGCTTCCGGGCATCGGCTTCATCGGCGCCGGAACCATCCTGCAGGCCAAGGGCCATGTGGAAGGGCTCACGACCGCGGCGAGCATCTGGCTCGTGGCCGGAGTGGGGATGGCGGTCGGTCTCGGGCTGTTCCCGCTCGCGGTGATGGCGACGGCGCTCGGCGTGGGGTCGCTCATCCTCCTGCACGTGGTGAAGCTCCCCGAGGACGGGGGAAAGGACAATTGA
- a CDS encoding KH domain-containing protein codes for MERDQEFVEYVIKAIVNKPDEVKTERTVDERGVLITLHVNPEDMGYVIGRQGQTARSVRTLLKIVGAKNDARVNFKIHEPEGSRRMRIPREDMEAANAPTGEASIDDLGI; via the coding sequence ATGGAACGCGACCAGGAATTCGTCGAGTACGTCATCAAGGCGATCGTGAACAAGCCGGACGAGGTGAAGACCGAACGCACGGTGGACGAGCGCGGGGTACTCATCACGCTCCACGTGAACCCGGAAGACATGGGGTACGTGATCGGCCGCCAAGGCCAGACCGCCCGTTCGGTGCGCACGCTCCTGAAGATCGTCGGGGCCAAGAACGACGCGCGCGTGAACTTCAAGATCCACGAGCCGGAGGGTTCCCGCCGCATGCGCATCCCGCGCGAGGACATGGAAGCCGCCAACGCCCCGACGGGCGAAGCGTCCATCGACGACCTGGGCATCTAG
- a CDS encoding type II toxin-antitoxin system HicB family antitoxin produces MQCTAVYQKHGDWYLGWVEEIPGVNTQGKTMKEAKENLKDALSMVVDANRLMLERDRPRGRAVRESIRVAV; encoded by the coding sequence ATGCAATGTACCGCCGTATATCAAAAGCATGGGGATTGGTACCTGGGATGGGTCGAGGAAATCCCCGGGGTGAATACCCAAGGGAAGACCATGAAGGAGGCGAAGGAGAACCTGAAAGACGCCCTCTCGATGGTGGTCGATGCGAATCGGCTCATGCTCGAACGCGACCGCCCGCGCGGCCGCGCCGTCCGCGAATCCATTCGCGTCGCCGTGTGA
- the rpsP gene encoding 30S ribosomal protein S16 — protein sequence MVTIRLSRVGRKNAPSYRLVVQDKLKDPWGKSIEILGHFNPHANPREIVLKADRVKHWLEKGAQPSDTVWNLFVDQKLVEGKKHSVTHISKTRAKAMAEEKAKVAS from the coding sequence ATGGTCACTATCCGCCTGTCCCGCGTGGGACGAAAAAACGCCCCCAGCTACCGCCTGGTGGTCCAAGACAAGCTGAAGGATCCGTGGGGCAAGTCCATCGAGATCCTCGGGCACTTCAACCCGCACGCGAATCCGCGGGAGATCGTGCTCAAGGCCGATCGGGTGAAGCACTGGCTCGAGAAGGGCGCCCAGCCTTCCGACACCGTGTGGAACCTGTTCGTCGACCAGAAGCTGGTCGAGGGCAAGAAGCACAGCGTCACCCATATCTCGAAGACCCGCGCCAAGGCCATGGCCGAAGAGAAGGCCAAAGTGGCTTCGTAG
- a CDS encoding zinc-binding protein codes for MADITITCKDCGKEFVFSDRDQAFFAEKGWQNQPTRCRDCAKAKRNTMDAPRQMYPAVCAVCGQNCEVPFEPRGDRPVKCLTCFRAEKA; via the coding sequence ATGGCAGACATCACGATTACTTGTAAGGATTGCGGCAAGGAGTTCGTCTTCTCCGACCGCGACCAGGCCTTCTTCGCGGAGAAGGGGTGGCAGAACCAGCCCACCCGCTGCCGCGATTGCGCCAAGGCCAAGCGCAACACCATGGATGCGCCCCGCCAGATGTACCCGGCCGTGTGCGCCGTGTGCGGCCAGAACTGCGAAGTGCCGTTCGAGCCCCGTGGCGACCGCCCGGTGAAGTGCCTCACCTGCTTCCGCGCCGAAAAGGCGTAA
- a CDS encoding type II toxin-antitoxin system HicA family toxin, producing MKLRDLLAHLRKNGCVFVREGGRHSLFLNPSTNRFSTVPRHTEIDDYLAKKICKDLGIGLP from the coding sequence GTGAAACTCCGCGACCTGTTGGCTCACCTTCGGAAAAACGGCTGTGTCTTTGTCCGCGAAGGGGGCAGGCATAGCCTTTTTTTGAATCCATCGACGAACCGATTTTCGACCGTCCCGCGGCATACCGAGATTGACGACTACCTTGCGAAGAAGATCTGCAAGGATCTCGGAATCGGTTTGCCGTGA
- a CDS encoding DUF541 domain-containing protein, which yields MSLTKEDMIPKWKENRPASLALVLLCAFGTMFLWAKTDLAMRQARQVGRPEPLEHVISVEGTGKALGKPDIATVYFGVESRGADVASAQTKNTESMNALLGKMKALGISEDDIQTSSYNSYEDIEYTSSGRQPKGWVVSQQVTVKVRDVAKIASVLQTAGQNGATNISGPSFTIDDPSNLLAEAREKALKDAQEKAVSLAATLGVRLERVVGYSEYSGGGPVPYYDRAMSAGFGGGIEAPNIQPGQNEVSLNVSVTYKLVD from the coding sequence ATGTCATTAACCAAGGAGGATATGATTCCCAAATGGAAAGAGAACAGGCCAGCCAGCCTCGCGCTCGTCCTGCTGTGCGCGTTCGGCACGATGTTCCTGTGGGCCAAGACCGACCTCGCCATGCGGCAGGCGCGGCAGGTGGGCCGGCCCGAGCCGCTCGAACATGTCATTTCCGTGGAGGGGACGGGCAAGGCACTCGGGAAGCCCGACATCGCCACGGTGTACTTCGGCGTGGAGAGCCGCGGCGCCGACGTGGCCTCGGCGCAGACGAAGAACACCGAGAGCATGAACGCCCTGCTCGGCAAGATGAAGGCGCTCGGGATCAGCGAGGATGACATCCAGACATCCTCCTACAATTCTTACGAAGACATCGAGTACACCTCATCGGGCCGTCAGCCCAAGGGATGGGTGGTGAGCCAGCAGGTCACGGTGAAGGTGCGCGACGTGGCGAAGATCGCCTCCGTGCTCCAGACGGCCGGACAGAACGGGGCCACCAATATTTCCGGTCCCTCCTTCACGATCGACGACCCGAGCAACCTGCTTGCCGAGGCGCGCGAAAAGGCGCTCAAGGACGCCCAGGAGAAGGCCGTGTCGCTGGCCGCCACGCTGGGGGTCCGGCTGGAGCGCGTCGTGGGCTACAGCGAATATTCCGGCGGCGGGCCCGTCCCGTACTATGACCGCGCCATGTCCGCCGGCTTTGGCGGGGGGATCGAGGCGCCCAACATCCAGCCCGGTCAGAACGAAGTGAGCCTCAACGTGAGCGTGACGTACAAGCTGGTGGACTAA
- the alr gene encoding alanine racemase — MDGQRDPGDEERSQARRRGRCASARDYSRRDARMKGVFRTWVEVDLKAIGRNIGALKRVAAPAKAMVVVKGNAYGHGMIPIARAAVRAGADMLAVFTIDEALALRAASIRLPVLALEPFDAAEAQRASAARVDVCVASISTLKALARLRPKPPLSVHLNVETGLGRDGIPLEDMPVAVGLLNRSKAVIPKGLMTHFSGAESRMFDGYTRRQVGIFRTWERALAEAGIHPLVHAAGTAGSLMPDGYRFGLCRFGLGTYGLWPSKETAALGKKCGLSLTPALVWRTRIVDLKSLPKGNSISYDRAHRLKRNSRIAVLPIGYYDGYPRSLSGRGVVLVRGKRVPVLGRVMMNTTIIDVTDVPQVRLGDTVTLIGKDGAQNLSIEEVAAHAGTINYEMVTRINPSIPRLP, encoded by the coding sequence ATGGATGGTCAAAGAGATCCTGGCGATGAAGAAAGGTCCCAAGCTCGACGACGCGGCCGATGCGCTAGCGCTCGCGATTACAGCCGCCGCGATGCGCGTATGAAAGGAGTATTCCGCACATGGGTTGAAGTCGACCTGAAAGCCATCGGACGGAATATTGGGGCGTTGAAACGCGTCGCCGCGCCGGCGAAAGCGATGGTTGTCGTGAAGGGAAATGCGTACGGGCATGGGATGATTCCGATCGCGCGTGCGGCCGTACGCGCCGGCGCGGACATGCTTGCCGTCTTTACCATCGACGAGGCATTGGCGTTGCGTGCAGCCAGCATCCGATTGCCGGTCCTGGCTCTTGAACCGTTCGATGCTGCTGAGGCTCAGCGAGCGTCTGCTGCCCGTGTCGACGTCTGCGTGGCAAGCATCTCGACGTTGAAGGCGCTTGCCCGCTTGCGTCCGAAGCCGCCGTTGTCGGTACATCTGAACGTGGAAACCGGTTTGGGCCGGGACGGAATTCCCCTCGAGGATATGCCGGTGGCGGTCGGCCTGCTCAACCGATCGAAGGCGGTTATCCCCAAAGGATTGATGACGCATTTCTCCGGGGCCGAAAGCCGGATGTTCGACGGCTACACCAGGCGCCAGGTCGGCATCTTTCGGACATGGGAGCGTGCGCTCGCGGAAGCCGGCATCCACCCACTCGTTCACGCTGCTGGGACGGCCGGTTCGCTCATGCCGGACGGATATCGGTTCGGCTTGTGCCGGTTCGGTCTAGGGACGTACGGCCTTTGGCCTTCTAAGGAGACGGCAGCCCTCGGGAAGAAGTGCGGACTTTCGCTCACACCCGCCCTTGTCTGGCGGACGCGCATCGTTGATCTAAAGTCGTTGCCGAAGGGCAACTCCATCTCTTACGATCGTGCCCATCGCCTTAAAAGGAATTCTCGCATAGCCGTGCTTCCCATCGGGTATTACGATGGGTATCCGCGTTCGCTTTCAGGTCGTGGCGTCGTGCTCGTTCGCGGTAAGCGCGTTCCGGTTCTCGGACGTGTCATGATGAACACGACCATCATCGACGTAACGGACGTCCCACAAGTCCGTCTCGGCGACACGGTCACGTTGATCGGCAAGGATGGAGCGCAAAACCTCTCTATCGAGGAAGTCGCGGCTCATGCGGGGACCATCAACTATGAGATGGTGACGAGAATCAACCCCAGCATCCCCCGTCTGCCTTAA
- a CDS encoding metallopeptidase family protein: MTREEFERLAGEAFDLLPEHVIAELDNVAIVIEDESPDGDRLGEYIGVPQVERSDMDVAPLPDKVVLFMEDILDECGDAHEEVREEIRRTLWHEIAHHFGWEDEDIEASEVKKGWREEPEE, translated from the coding sequence ATGACCCGCGAAGAATTCGAACGCCTTGCCGGAGAAGCTTTCGACCTGCTCCCCGAGCATGTCATCGCCGAGCTCGACAACGTCGCGATCGTCATCGAGGACGAGAGCCCGGACGGCGACCGCCTGGGCGAATACATTGGCGTCCCGCAAGTGGAACGCTCCGACATGGACGTCGCTCCCCTCCCCGACAAGGTCGTGCTGTTCATGGAGGACATCCTCGACGAGTGCGGCGACGCCCATGAGGAGGTGCGGGAGGAGATCCGCCGCACGCTCTGGCATGAGATCGCGCATCACTTCGGTTGGGAGGACGAGGACATCGAGGCGTCCGAGGTGAAAAAGGGGTGGAGAGAGGAACCGGAGGAATAG
- a CDS encoding four helix bundle protein, with translation MKIDYGVVDFRWDIYDALVADAVGMQLNYEKLDVVRMARLLCIDVYRRTKSWPGDERMLGGLGHQVRRASVSVCLNLAEGSAGTSADFARFVQISTKSLVEVRESLMLAAELGFQPYDDAIEETLTTLYFKLINLRRVLQTQPTRARQTKSEIQQTQSTNSP, from the coding sequence GTGAAAATCGACTACGGGGTAGTCGATTTTCGTTGGGACATCTACGATGCGTTGGTGGCTGATGCCGTTGGTATGCAATTGAATTACGAAAAGCTTGATGTCGTTCGGATGGCGCGTTTGCTGTGCATCGATGTTTACCGTCGGACGAAGTCGTGGCCGGGCGATGAGCGCATGTTAGGGGGATTGGGTCATCAAGTGCGGCGCGCATCCGTTTCCGTCTGTCTGAATCTTGCGGAAGGGAGCGCGGGTACCTCGGCCGACTTCGCTCGTTTTGTCCAGATTTCTACAAAATCGCTCGTGGAGGTACGAGAGTCATTGATGTTAGCAGCGGAGCTCGGATTTCAGCCGTACGATGATGCTATTGAAGAAACGCTTACAACCCTGTATTTTAAGCTGATTAACTTAAGGAGGGTTTTGCAGACCCAGCCAACCCGCGCCCGCCAGACAAAAAGCGAAATCCAACAAACACAAAGTACGAACAGCCCGTAG
- the trmD gene encoding tRNA (guanosine(37)-N1)-methyltransferase TrmD has translation MPNHKPRRFDILTIFPEVVAPYAEASILGRAQKGKLIKVVAHNLRDWSTDKHRKVDDTPYGGGPGMVMKVEPIEKGVKSLRSLKGLRGKKVRVIVTSASGKPFTQKDAKRLAKYDQLIFICGRYEGIDARVEEHVADEAFSIGNYVLTGGELPALVMIDAIARNVPGVLGKRESLAEESHGEEGLLEYPQYTKPEAYKKWKVPSVLLSGNHAKIEQWRKAKQKTAR, from the coding sequence ATGCCCAACCACAAACCTCGCCGCTTCGACATCCTGACGATTTTTCCCGAAGTGGTCGCCCCGTACGCGGAGGCGTCCATTTTGGGTCGGGCGCAGAAGGGGAAGCTCATCAAGGTCGTCGCGCACAACCTGAGGGACTGGTCGACGGACAAGCATCGCAAGGTGGACGACACGCCATATGGCGGAGGCCCCGGGATGGTAATGAAGGTGGAGCCGATTGAGAAAGGGGTGAAGAGCTTGAGGAGCTTGAAGGGCTTGAGGGGGAAGAAGGTCCGGGTGATCGTGACGAGCGCGTCGGGGAAGCCGTTCACGCAGAAGGACGCGAAGAGGTTGGCGAAGTATGATCAGCTCATCTTCATCTGCGGCCGCTACGAGGGGATTGATGCGCGCGTCGAGGAACATGTCGCGGATGAGGCGTTCTCGATTGGCAACTACGTCCTGACCGGGGGAGAGCTTCCGGCCCTGGTCATGATCGACGCGATCGCGCGGAACGTCCCAGGCGTGCTTGGGAAGAGGGAATCGCTCGCCGAGGAATCACACGGGGAGGAAGGGCTGCTCGAGTATCCGCAATATACAAAGCCGGAGGCGTACAAGAAGTGGAAGGTGCCGTCCGTGCTCCTGTCCGGCAATCACGCCAAGATCGAACAGTGGCGCAAGGCAAAACAGAAAACCGCCCGGTAA
- the ruvC gene encoding crossover junction endodeoxyribonuclease RuvC, with translation MPRIILGIDPGYGRMGFGCLRVANGKTTVLDYGIVSTSADDAFGDRLVQLADDLDELIRTHKPDRLAVEKLYFTKNVKTAMQVAEARGVIMLTAARHKLPVFEMTPSQAKSALTGNGRADKKAMQWMVKEILAMKKGPKLDDAADALALAITAAAMRV, from the coding sequence ATGCCCCGCATCATCCTAGGAATAGACCCAGGATACGGCCGTATGGGGTTCGGGTGCCTGCGGGTCGCGAACGGGAAGACGACCGTGCTCGATTACGGCATCGTGAGCACCTCGGCGGATGACGCGTTCGGGGATCGTCTGGTCCAGCTCGCCGACGACCTCGATGAGCTCATCCGTACGCACAAGCCCGATCGCCTGGCCGTGGAGAAGCTGTACTTCACCAAGAACGTGAAGACGGCCATGCAGGTGGCCGAGGCGCGCGGGGTCATCATGCTGACGGCGGCCCGGCACAAGTTGCCCGTGTTCGAGATGACGCCCTCGCAGGCCAAGTCCGCGCTCACGGGCAACGGCCGGGCCGACAAGAAGGCGATGCAATGGATGGTCAAAGAGATCCTGGCGATGAAGAAAGGTCCCAAGCTCGACGACGCGGCCGATGCGCTAGCGCTCGCGATTACAGCCGCCGCGATGCGCGTATGA